The Natronoglycomyces albus genome has a segment encoding these proteins:
- a CDS encoding acyl carrier protein: MTRDEIREGLSEILEEVAGVTPDDVTDEKSFTDDLDVDSLAMTEVMLAAEEKFGTAIPDEEIQNLKTVGDAINYIEKA; encoded by the coding sequence ATGACACGCGACGAGATCCGTGAAGGTCTGTCCGAAATTCTCGAAGAGGTCGCCGGTGTGACCCCGGACGACGTCACCGACGAAAAGTCCTTCACTGACGACCTCGACGTTGACTCGCTGGCCATGACCGAGGTCATGCTCGCCGCCGAGGAAAAGTTCGGCACCGCCATTCCCGACGAGGAAATCCAGAACCTGAAGACTGTCGGCGACGCGATCAACTACATCGAAAAGGCTTAA